From Thermoflavifilum aggregans, a single genomic window includes:
- a CDS encoding carboxymuconolactone decarboxylase family protein, which yields MSSQRIDLPALAPEAYEAMRGLEAYIRQSRLDRRLYELIKIRASQINGCVFCLNMHTREARALGETEQRIYALNAWQEAPYYTEKERAALALTEAITLIADTRVPDEVFEAARQHFDEKELAALIIGITTINAWNRLAITARVPPKD from the coding sequence ATGTCTTCTCAGCGAATAGATCTTCCTGCCCTGGCGCCTGAAGCTTATGAAGCAATGAGGGGGCTGGAAGCCTATATCCGCCAAAGCAGGCTCGATCGTAGGTTGTATGAGCTGATCAAAATCAGAGCATCCCAAATCAATGGTTGTGTATTTTGTCTGAACATGCATACACGCGAAGCACGCGCCCTCGGCGAAACCGAACAACGCATTTACGCTTTGAATGCCTGGCAGGAAGCTCCTTACTATACCGAAAAGGAAAGAGCAGCACTGGCGCTTACCGAAGCCATTACCCTGATTGCCGACACCCGCGTTCCCGATGAGGTGTTTGAAGCTGCGCGACAGCATTTTGATGAAAAGGAACTGGCCGCACTCATCATAGGCATTACCACCATCAATGCTTGGAACCGTCTGGCCATCACGGCACGCGTACCCCCGAAAGATTAA
- a CDS encoding EamA family transporter, which produces MEPSGHHGTRTPERLNETHTKATFATAELFLFMYFPASLRLRRYLTPSYLAVALVSFFWGTTYPAIRVGVAHMPGLMLASVRQTLAGTLLVLFYLLKGQALPRPSEMGKLLMMGLLLLGISNGLLSWAEQYLPSGLAAIMAATCPLAIVWFSIWFLPGARFTGGLYLGMVLGLCGIAIIFSPEIFHTPTHGFLLGAGLILCSVVSWSGGTIYAARHPLPLPLLYATGWQMLLGGVTLMPICAVSGQYIPLTRVPSEAWWAISYLIVFGSMIGYVAYVYAISTLPPAQVSIYAYINPLVAVAIGAWWLKEPVTLRTILGAGVTLGGVYLVQKSFKPASSSKSASPPAKAEIPGVRTHP; this is translated from the coding sequence TTGGAACCGTCTGGCCATCACGGCACGCGTACCCCCGAAAGATTAAATGAAACCCATACAAAGGCTACCTTTGCAACTGCTGAATTATTTCTCTTCATGTACTTCCCTGCTTCCCTGCGCTTACGCCGCTATCTGACACCTTCTTACTTAGCTGTTGCACTGGTGAGTTTCTTCTGGGGTACTACCTATCCGGCTATCCGGGTGGGTGTGGCGCACATGCCTGGATTGATGCTGGCCTCGGTGCGGCAAACGCTTGCTGGAACCTTGTTGGTTTTGTTTTATCTTCTGAAAGGACAGGCCCTACCCCGACCATCGGAAATGGGCAAGCTGCTGATGATGGGACTCCTGCTGCTGGGTATCAGCAATGGACTTTTGAGCTGGGCTGAACAATATCTTCCCAGCGGACTAGCTGCTATTATGGCTGCCACCTGCCCGCTTGCCATTGTATGGTTTAGCATTTGGTTCCTGCCTGGAGCCAGATTTACGGGCGGATTATATCTTGGGATGGTGTTGGGTCTCTGTGGCATTGCCATTATCTTTTCACCGGAAATTTTTCATACCCCCACGCATGGATTTTTGCTAGGAGCGGGGCTCATCCTTTGTTCCGTTGTAAGCTGGTCAGGTGGTACCATTTATGCTGCCCGGCATCCGCTTCCCCTTCCCCTGCTGTATGCAACCGGCTGGCAGATGCTGCTGGGAGGCGTTACTCTGATGCCGATCTGTGCGGTTTCAGGTCAGTATATTCCATTGACACGCGTCCCCTCGGAAGCATGGTGGGCTATCAGCTATCTGATTGTATTTGGCTCCATGATTGGTTATGTGGCGTATGTGTACGCCATTTCCACCCTGCCTCCGGCACAGGTGTCCATCTATGCTTACATCAATCCACTTGTGGCTGTAGCCATAGGTGCGTGGTGGCTGAAAGAACCGGTGACCTTGCGCACAATCCTGGGCGCAGGAGTTACGCTTGGCGGTGTATATCTGGTTCAGAAAAGTTTCAAACCTGCATCTTCTTCAAAATCTGCCTCCCCTCCTGCAAAGGCCGAAATTCCCGGAGTTCGGACACATCCGTAA
- a CDS encoding potassium channel beta subunit family protein encodes MEYRRLGKSGLQLSVVSYGSWTTFHHQVDEHLADTLMGYAYDQGINFFDNAESYAGGESEKLMGRVLKQKRWERSSYVLSSKVFFGWHGKENKPNQHGLSRKHIIEACHEALQRLQVDYLDLYFCHRPDPQTPVSEVVWAMNHLLQQGKILYWGTSEWSAAQIMEAHMIAERYGLIGPTMEQPQYNLFYREKVEKEFLPLYESIGLGTTTWSPLASGLLTGKYNAGIPRDSRLGLPGYEWLKEKLLIPQNIEKVKALQRMADAYGVSLAVLAIAWCIRNPHVSTVILGASRLSQLEENMQAVQFYHQLQDEILQQIEAIVDNKPHE; translated from the coding sequence ATGGAATACAGAAGATTAGGAAAATCAGGCCTGCAGCTAAGCGTAGTTTCCTATGGCAGCTGGACTACCTTTCACCATCAGGTGGATGAACATCTGGCAGATACACTCATGGGTTATGCGTACGATCAGGGGATTAATTTTTTTGATAATGCCGAAAGTTATGCAGGTGGCGAATCAGAAAAGCTGATGGGCAGAGTGCTAAAACAAAAACGATGGGAACGCTCTTCCTATGTGCTCTCCAGCAAAGTATTTTTTGGCTGGCATGGGAAGGAAAATAAGCCCAACCAGCATGGACTTAGCCGCAAGCATATCATAGAAGCCTGTCATGAAGCCCTGCAGCGCCTGCAGGTAGATTATCTGGATTTATATTTTTGCCATCGCCCCGATCCGCAAACACCCGTATCAGAAGTGGTATGGGCCATGAATCATTTGCTTCAGCAAGGCAAGATTCTCTACTGGGGAACTTCGGAATGGAGTGCGGCTCAAATTATGGAAGCCCACATGATTGCAGAACGCTATGGGCTTATAGGCCCCACTATGGAACAGCCACAGTATAACCTTTTTTATCGGGAAAAAGTAGAAAAAGAATTTTTACCCCTGTACGAAAGCATTGGATTGGGAACTACCACCTGGAGCCCGCTAGCCTCGGGCCTGCTCACCGGGAAATACAACGCAGGTATTCCCCGCGATAGCCGGTTGGGACTTCCGGGATATGAATGGTTAAAAGAAAAATTGCTGATACCCCAAAATATTGAAAAGGTAAAGGCCTTGCAAAGAATGGCTGATGCCTATGGCGTGAGTCTGGCTGTGCTGGCCATTGCGTGGTGTATACGCAATCCGCATGTGAGTACCGTAATACTTGGAGCCAGCAGGCTTTCGCAGCTAGAGGAAAACATGCAAGCAGTTCAGTTTTATCATCAGCTGCAGGATGAAATCTTGCAGCAAATAGAGGCTATTGTGGACAATAAGCCTCATGAATAG
- the lptC gene encoding LPS export ABC transporter periplasmic protein LptC gives MKRSIIRVMRRAKCIGLWSVGLLFSLQTGCVNKLEDIHALHAPFTNVESADSVRILYSQGGKVRAEIQAPYLKHYQTDTPRVVMYGGVVAHFFDDSLRVQSTLTAGEGVLYEENNRITVENQVVVMNVKGERLECDSLYWDPRRQLFVAPGKVKITTASQLIYGKGLEASADFTTYKVLQVENSQIMVNKSELPGP, from the coding sequence ATGAAAAGATCAATCATACGTGTGATGCGTCGTGCCAAATGCATAGGACTATGGAGTGTGGGTTTGCTGTTTTCCCTTCAGACCGGATGTGTGAATAAACTGGAAGATATTCATGCACTGCATGCTCCCTTCACCAATGTGGAATCTGCCGATAGTGTGCGTATTCTTTACAGCCAGGGCGGCAAAGTGCGTGCAGAGATTCAGGCGCCCTATTTAAAACATTATCAAACCGATACCCCCCGGGTCGTTATGTATGGCGGCGTGGTGGCACATTTCTTTGATGACAGCCTGCGGGTTCAGTCAACTTTAACAGCAGGCGAAGGTGTGTTGTACGAGGAAAACAACCGCATTACCGTGGAAAATCAGGTAGTGGTCATGAATGTGAAGGGAGAACGGCTGGAGTGTGATAGCCTGTACTGGGATCCCCGCCGCCAGCTTTTTGTGGCTCCCGGCAAGGTAAAAATTACCACGGCTTCTCAGTTGATTTATGGCAAAGGGTTGGAAGCTTCGGCTGATTTTACAACGTATAAAGTGCTGCAGGTAGAAAACAGCCAGATTATGGTTAACAAAAGTGAATTGCCCGGCCCGTAA
- a CDS encoding LON peptidase substrate-binding domain-containing protein translates to MTNFIPIFPLELVVYPGEQLNLHIREKRYQQMIRECAEQGKDFGIPPVIKGRLHEYGTLMQLLHIEKIHPDGSLDIRTRGLKVFRILEVIRDIPEKPYAGAIVHYPDNHTEGDHRLMQSLVQALHWLHQKLHLEKSFDKPIDHLSTYDLAHHACLGLEGEYQMLELLHERQRQEYLRRHLKNIRPVIDEIEKLREKIKMNGHFRDLQIPDF, encoded by the coding sequence ATGACCAATTTCATTCCCATTTTTCCGCTTGAACTTGTGGTGTATCCCGGTGAGCAGCTGAACCTGCATATCCGTGAAAAGCGCTATCAGCAAATGATCCGGGAGTGTGCTGAACAGGGAAAAGATTTCGGTATTCCTCCGGTGATCAAGGGCAGGTTACATGAATACGGCACGCTTATGCAACTGTTGCATATTGAAAAAATCCATCCGGATGGCAGTCTGGATATTCGCACACGTGGATTGAAAGTGTTCCGGATTCTGGAAGTGATCCGCGACATTCCGGAAAAGCCCTATGCCGGGGCCATTGTGCATTATCCTGATAACCATACCGAGGGGGATCACCGGCTCATGCAGTCATTGGTGCAGGCGTTGCATTGGCTTCACCAGAAACTGCATCTGGAAAAATCATTCGATAAACCGATTGACCATCTCTCCACCTACGATCTGGCCCATCATGCCTGCTTAGGACTGGAAGGAGAATATCAGATGCTGGAACTCCTGCATGAGCGCCAGCGGCAGGAGTATTTGCGCAGGCATCTGAAAAACATCAGGCCTGTGATTGATGAGATTGAAAAACTAAGAGAAAAAATAAAGATGAATGGTCATTTCAGGGATCTGCAAATTCCTGATTTTTGA
- a CDS encoding glycosyltransferase family 2 protein encodes MQSISAIVITYNAAAHLQACLQSLLPVASEVLVVDSFSTDQTAEIAQTLPIRFVRHAWQGYGHQKNWAMEQVQHDYVLFIDADEVLSPELQQSILDARQQGLSGCYMLQRLNRYFNRWIYHGLEYPDHKIRLFDRREAAWSTDPVHETVVFKTVVQTHLLNGYLLHYTYQDMHTLWLKIDRYAELGAEKLYQQGKKSSCWQWISHPFATFWKAYLLKAGWKEGTAGLLLAFLAAISVFLKYVRLWLKHHHLN; translated from the coding sequence ATGCAATCCATTTCAGCGATTGTGATTACATATAATGCAGCTGCCCATTTGCAGGCCTGCCTGCAATCCCTACTACCTGTGGCTTCGGAAGTACTGGTGGTAGATAGTTTTTCCACAGACCAAACAGCTGAGATCGCACAAACTTTACCCATACGTTTTGTACGGCATGCATGGCAAGGTTATGGCCACCAGAAAAACTGGGCTATGGAACAGGTGCAACATGATTACGTGCTGTTTATTGATGCCGATGAAGTGCTTTCACCGGAACTACAACAATCCATCCTTGATGCCCGCCAGCAAGGACTTTCCGGATGCTATATGCTGCAAAGGTTGAATCGGTACTTCAATCGTTGGATATATCATGGCCTTGAATATCCGGATCATAAGATTCGCCTGTTTGACCGCCGAGAGGCTGCATGGAGTACAGATCCTGTACATGAAACAGTTGTTTTTAAAACCGTAGTACAAACCCATTTGTTAAACGGGTATTTGCTGCATTATACGTATCAGGATATGCATACGCTGTGGCTGAAAATTGACCGATATGCAGAATTGGGTGCGGAAAAGCTCTATCAGCAGGGAAAAAAATCATCCTGTTGGCAATGGATTTCTCATCCTTTTGCCACATTCTGGAAAGCTTATCTGCTCAAAGCCGGATGGAAAGAGGGAACAGCAGGATTGCTGCTTGCCTTTCTTGCCGCTATCTCTGTGTTTCTGAAATACGTGCGCTTATGGCTGAAACACCATCATCTCAATTAA
- the msrB gene encoding peptide-methionine (R)-S-oxide reductase MsrB, with product MHTFISIIFRYRWMGIAAIGLCCYGCSFSQPQPSHQVSSTIQSFTMDHSHNPYYSRTDTTTLHVSDAEWKKILPPEVYRVAREKGTEPPFHNRFWNFNGKGTYYCAVCGNALFRSDAKFASSCGWPSFFEPVRKNSVIYKPDHSFGMERTEVICARCGSHLGHVFEDGPPPTGLRYCMNSIVLDFVPDSTQ from the coding sequence ATGCATACCTTCATTTCAATTATTTTCCGATACAGATGGATGGGCATAGCTGCGATAGGGTTGTGCTGTTACGGATGCAGTTTTTCCCAACCTCAACCATCTCATCAGGTATCATCAACCATTCAATCTTTTACCATGGATCATAGCCATAATCCGTATTATTCCCGGACAGACACTACAACTTTACATGTCTCTGACGCTGAATGGAAAAAAATATTACCACCAGAAGTGTATCGAGTTGCCCGTGAAAAAGGCACGGAACCTCCATTTCACAATCGTTTTTGGAATTTCAATGGCAAAGGCACCTATTACTGTGCGGTATGCGGTAATGCACTTTTTCGCTCAGATGCCAAATTTGCCAGCAGTTGCGGATGGCCTAGCTTTTTTGAACCGGTTCGCAAAAACAGCGTTATTTATAAACCGGATCATTCTTTCGGTATGGAACGCACCGAAGTGATCTGTGCCCGCTGTGGATCCCATTTGGGACATGTATTTGAAGACGGGCCTCCACCTACGGGTTTGCGTTATTGCATGAATTCCATCGTGCTAGATTTTGTGCCAGATAGCACACAGTAA
- a CDS encoding L,D-transpeptidase family protein, giving the protein MLSLISLILSVMWVTHPADPGDRIDVKHVDPDKVFLLIDKSRHHLYVYEDTRLLASFPAVFGSNDLSDKMMAGDRKTPEGLFHIIAKRYDNRWCRFLLLDYPTTADYQKFNARKAAHLIPENAQIGSGIGIHGTWPKDDFVFTYMQNWTNGCISIPNEAIRQIFEIVKIGTPVLIKRHIP; this is encoded by the coding sequence ATGCTTTCCCTGATAAGCCTGATCCTGTCTGTGATGTGGGTCACTCATCCGGCCGATCCGGGCGATCGGATTGATGTGAAACATGTGGATCCGGATAAGGTTTTTTTGCTGATTGACAAATCTCGTCATCACCTGTATGTGTATGAAGATACACGCCTACTGGCTTCGTTTCCTGCTGTGTTTGGCAGCAATGATCTGTCGGACAAAATGATGGCCGGCGATCGCAAAACACCGGAAGGTTTATTTCACATCATTGCCAAACGATATGATAATCGCTGGTGTCGTTTTCTCCTCCTCGATTATCCTACAACTGCCGATTATCAAAAGTTTAATGCACGAAAAGCTGCCCATTTGATTCCAGAAAATGCCCAGATTGGCAGTGGTATTGGCATCCATGGTACCTGGCCTAAAGATGATTTTGTGTTTACCTACATGCAAAACTGGACCAATGGTTGTATCAGCATTCCCAATGAAGCCATCCGACAGATTTTTGAAATTGTAAAAATCGGTACACCTGTGCTGATCAAAAGACATATCCCCTGA
- a CDS encoding ferritin-like domain-containing protein → MKHQNVPVSQDQMLMQKLPRRAFLRYAGLGSVGITALMMAASCHKDHNSSPSAEEVTLGSGDVGILNYAYALEQLEAAFYTQVVQTPYSGITDMELSFFTDIRDHEIAHREFFKAALSTNAIASLQFDFSSINFSSRSSVIATAKAFEDLGVSAYNGAGVYLQTPDYLTLAGKIVSVEARHAAYLRELVMTDTFVDTDVVDQNGLDLSRKPSEVLAIAKTYIKTQINSQLP, encoded by the coding sequence ATGAAACATCAGAATGTGCCTGTTTCACAGGATCAGATGCTCATGCAGAAATTACCACGCAGAGCTTTTCTTCGTTATGCAGGTTTGGGATCCGTTGGCATCACTGCATTGATGATGGCTGCCAGCTGCCATAAAGATCACAACAGTTCACCTTCTGCAGAAGAAGTGACACTGGGTAGTGGTGATGTAGGAATCCTGAATTATGCTTATGCTCTTGAACAACTGGAAGCTGCATTTTACACACAGGTCGTGCAAACACCATACAGTGGTATAACCGATATGGAATTATCCTTTTTTACGGATATCCGGGATCATGAAATTGCACACCGCGAATTTTTCAAGGCTGCATTGAGTACCAATGCAATTGCGAGCCTGCAGTTTGATTTCAGCAGCATCAATTTCAGCAGCCGCAGCAGTGTCATTGCAACAGCAAAAGCGTTTGAAGATCTTGGCGTTTCAGCTTACAATGGTGCCGGTGTGTATTTGCAAACACCTGATTATCTGACGCTGGCCGGTAAGATTGTGTCTGTAGAAGCACGCCATGCTGCCTATCTGCGTGAACTGGTGATGACCGATACTTTTGTGGATACTGATGTAGTAGATCAAAACGGACTTGATTTATCGCGTAAACCATCTGAAGTATTGGCTATTGCCAAAACATATATTAAAACACAAATCAACAGTCAGTTACCTTAA
- a CDS encoding ferritin-like domain-containing protein — protein sequence MNMYRIFRAIEDIDPEVYERINTRREAMKEFAHVGKKLSLAALPLALGAMLNKAYGQSNSTASVVDILNYALTLEYLEATFYSMGAAQGSALIPNANDLTAIQKISADETAHVNFLKAVIPQLGGTPVNKPNFDFTANGTFPDVFSNYQTFLAVAQAFEDTGVRAYKGQAANVISNSTVLQAALDIHSVEARHASKIRLMRRLNGFSSTVKPWITGNDTGGIGSSVQPVYAGEDNTIQAGVQITGIGGLSISASAASEAFDEPLDMQSVLAIASLFIKS from the coding sequence ATGAATATGTATCGTATTTTCCGGGCTATCGAAGACATAGATCCCGAAGTGTATGAACGCATCAATACACGACGCGAAGCCATGAAAGAATTTGCGCATGTGGGCAAAAAGCTTTCTCTTGCAGCTCTGCCGCTTGCGCTGGGCGCAATGTTGAACAAGGCTTACGGACAAAGCAATTCTACTGCCAGCGTGGTAGATATCCTGAATTATGCACTCACACTCGAATATCTGGAAGCTACTTTCTACAGCATGGGAGCTGCCCAGGGCAGTGCTTTGATTCCAAATGCGAATGATCTGACAGCCATTCAGAAAATCAGTGCCGATGAAACGGCACATGTAAACTTTCTGAAAGCCGTGATTCCGCAACTGGGAGGCACACCGGTAAATAAGCCCAATTTTGATTTCACCGCCAATGGCACATTCCCCGATGTATTTTCCAACTATCAGACTTTCCTGGCTGTGGCGCAGGCTTTCGAGGATACGGGTGTACGTGCCTATAAAGGGCAAGCAGCCAATGTAATCAGCAACAGCACAGTATTGCAGGCTGCGCTGGATATTCATTCCGTGGAAGCCAGGCATGCCTCCAAAATCAGGCTCATGCGCCGGCTGAACGGATTCAGCAGTACCGTGAAACCCTGGATTACAGGCAATGATACCGGTGGCATTGGATCGTCCGTACAGCCCGTATATGCAGGTGAAGATAATACAATTCAGGCGGGTGTGCAGATCACAGGTATAGGTGGACTTTCCATCAGCGCCAGTGCAGCTTCCGAGGCCTTCGATGAACCTCTGGATATGCAGTCAGTACTCGCTATAGCCAGCTTATTCATTAAATCCTGA
- the proC gene encoding pyrroline-5-carboxylate reductase translates to MSSIAISRIAIIGGGNLGTSIAEGLLQTGFLLPDQLIITRRNLAPIRYLEQKGVQLLTSNPAAVQQADVVILAVKPYNVKDVLTEVAPVLHPDKHLLISVVTGVTIDELNALLAKPVAVIRAMPNTAIAIRESMTCLSFKKATPEQITWTEQLFNQLGKAIVIDEKLMDAATILGACGIAYALRFIRASIQGGIEIGFDARTANLIAAQTVKGAAELLIRGNRHPEEEIDKVTTPKGCTIAGLNEMEHQGFSSSLIKGITVSYRKIARDE, encoded by the coding sequence ATGTCGTCTATTGCTATTTCCCGGATTGCGATTATTGGCGGGGGCAATCTGGGTACATCAATTGCCGAAGGTTTGTTGCAAACGGGTTTTCTGTTGCCTGATCAGCTGATTATTACCCGTCGCAATCTTGCTCCTATCCGCTATCTGGAACAAAAAGGCGTACAGCTGCTCACCAGCAATCCGGCAGCAGTTCAGCAGGCCGATGTAGTGATTCTGGCTGTAAAACCATACAATGTAAAAGATGTGCTTACCGAAGTGGCTCCGGTGCTGCATCCCGACAAGCATTTGCTGATCAGTGTAGTGACAGGAGTAACGATTGATGAATTAAATGCCTTGCTGGCTAAGCCTGTAGCCGTTATCCGGGCCATGCCCAATACAGCCATAGCTATTCGCGAATCCATGACCTGCCTGAGTTTCAAAAAAGCAACACCTGAACAGATTACCTGGACGGAACAATTATTCAATCAGTTAGGCAAGGCTATTGTGATTGATGAAAAACTCATGGATGCCGCTACCATTCTCGGAGCCTGTGGGATTGCGTATGCCTTGCGTTTCATCCGTGCCAGCATACAGGGTGGTATCGAAATTGGCTTTGATGCCCGGACAGCCAATCTGATTGCAGCACAAACTGTAAAAGGTGCAGCTGAATTGCTTATACGTGGCAATCGTCATCCCGAAGAAGAAATTGACAAGGTAACTACTCCGAAGGGTTGTACTATAGCAGGTTTGAATGAAATGGAACATCAGGGTTTCAGTTCATCTCTCATCAAAGGTATCACGGTTTCATACCGTAAAATTGCCAGAGATGAATAA
- the dusB gene encoding tRNA dihydrouridine synthase DusB produces MPVRIAHIELPDFPLLLAPMEDVSDPPFRAVCKEQGADLMYTEFVSSEGLIRDAIKSRKKLDIFDAERPIGIQIFGGDDEAMAEAARIVEAAQPDLLDINYGCPVKKVVCKGAGAAILKDVPKMVKLTAAVVKATRLPVTVKTRLGWDEQSKNIVEVAERLQDVGIQAITIHGRTRTQMYKGVADWTLIGEVKNNPRIHIPVFGNGDVDSPEKALEMKQRYGVDGIMIGRAAIGYPWIFREIKYFLQTGKHLPPPDITERVQVCLKHLHAAVAWKGERIGVVEMRCHYGHYFKNLPAIREYKARLMQATSLAEVEDILHEIAFQYSSGKFAPQPTEVC; encoded by the coding sequence ATGCCGGTGAGAATTGCACATATTGAGCTGCCTGATTTTCCGTTGTTGCTGGCGCCCATGGAAGACGTGAGCGATCCACCCTTCCGTGCTGTATGCAAGGAGCAGGGAGCCGATTTGATGTACACCGAATTTGTTTCTTCAGAGGGGCTGATCCGCGATGCCATCAAAAGCCGCAAGAAGCTGGATATTTTTGATGCAGAACGCCCCATTGGCATTCAGATTTTTGGTGGAGATGATGAAGCGATGGCCGAAGCAGCCCGGATTGTGGAGGCGGCTCAGCCTGATCTGCTTGATATCAATTACGGTTGTCCGGTAAAAAAAGTGGTATGTAAGGGTGCCGGTGCGGCCATCCTGAAAGATGTACCGAAGATGGTGAAACTCACGGCTGCTGTGGTGAAGGCCACCCGTTTGCCGGTGACGGTAAAAACCCGCCTGGGATGGGATGAACAATCAAAAAATATTGTGGAGGTGGCCGAGCGGCTGCAGGATGTGGGCATTCAAGCCATCACCATTCACGGTCGAACCCGCACCCAGATGTACAAGGGCGTGGCCGACTGGACATTGATAGGGGAGGTGAAAAATAATCCGCGCATCCATATCCCTGTGTTTGGCAATGGAGATGTAGATAGTCCCGAAAAAGCGCTTGAAATGAAGCAGCGATACGGTGTGGATGGTATTATGATAGGCCGCGCAGCCATTGGTTATCCCTGGATTTTCCGTGAAATCAAATATTTCCTGCAAACCGGCAAACATTTACCCCCACCCGATATCACCGAAAGAGTGCAGGTATGCCTGAAGCATCTGCATGCAGCTGTGGCCTGGAAAGGTGAACGTATCGGTGTGGTGGAAATGCGGTGCCATTATGGACATTATTTCAAGAATCTGCCTGCTATCCGTGAGTATAAAGCTAGGCTGATGCAGGCAACGAGCCTTGCAGAAGTAGAAGACATCCTGCATGAAATAGCTTTTCAGTATAGTTCCGGAAAATTTGCTCCCCAGCCTACGGAGGTTTGTTAG
- a CDS encoding DUF420 domain-containing protein — protein MDEQKNVVQRSYTGVIVAISVVIPLVVAALFVLPHPDIRVGFRLTILPFFNAICNSVTAILLLASLYFIKHGQRQWHMRCNLAAVALSVLFLISYVIYHSLAPETHFGGKGIIRYVYFFILITHILLAAVIVPLVLITLVRALQGRFDRHKKIARITWPLWFYVAVTGVLVYVLISPYYPH, from the coding sequence ATGGATGAACAAAAAAATGTGGTTCAACGTTCCTACACGGGTGTGATCGTTGCAATTTCGGTGGTCATTCCGCTGGTAGTTGCTGCACTTTTCGTTCTTCCGCATCCCGACATCCGTGTGGGATTCCGGTTGACTATCCTGCCTTTCTTCAATGCCATCTGCAATTCCGTGACGGCAATTTTGTTGCTTGCAAGTTTGTATTTCATTAAACATGGTCAACGCCAATGGCATATGCGTTGCAATCTGGCCGCCGTAGCGCTTTCTGTGCTTTTTTTGATTTCCTATGTCATTTATCACAGCCTGGCACCTGAAACTCATTTTGGAGGAAAGGGTATCATCCGGTATGTGTATTTTTTTATTTTAATTACCCATATCTTACTGGCAGCAGTGATAGTGCCTTTGGTACTGATTACACTGGTAAGAGCCCTGCAGGGAAGATTTGACAGACATAAAAAAATTGCCCGCATTACCTGGCCGCTCTGGTTTTATGTAGCAGTTACTGGTGTGCTGGTATATGTACTTATTTCTCCATACTATCCGCATTAA
- a CDS encoding SCO family protein has protein sequence MQRRNQKMILGLVLIILLPLIGFWAMVHFSKRDLNMPGYYFDRVDSTRTPQGWVYDTMYYRLNEIHFINQLRHVVTLRDLQGKVVLISFYCFSCQDDSGYHWLKPMKMVQDAFHKNDSALLMLTISYNPRDDRVDIMKAVANQLQIDEDSWWFLTTDSAHVDQLNQMLFDMGINLPLEQLSDTTSWVLLDKHQYVRGFYDPADSSQLPICMNDIALLMLEKEKKK, from the coding sequence ATGCAGAGACGCAATCAAAAAATGATATTAGGCTTGGTGCTTATCATCCTGTTGCCATTGATTGGTTTCTGGGCAATGGTACATTTCAGCAAGCGTGACCTAAATATGCCGGGTTATTATTTTGATCGCGTTGATTCTACCCGTACGCCTCAGGGATGGGTGTATGATACCATGTATTATCGGTTGAATGAAATCCATTTTATCAACCAACTCCGGCATGTAGTTACGCTTAGGGATTTACAGGGTAAAGTTGTGCTGATCAGTTTTTATTGTTTTAGCTGTCAGGATGATTCAGGTTATCACTGGTTGAAGCCTATGAAAATGGTACAGGATGCTTTTCATAAAAATGATTCTGCATTGCTGATGCTCACTATTTCCTATAATCCCCGTGATGATCGTGTGGACATCATGAAAGCCGTTGCCAATCAGTTGCAGATTGATGAGGACAGCTGGTGGTTTCTCACAACGGATTCTGCGCATGTGGATCAACTCAATCAGATGTTATTTGATATGGGCATCAATTTGCCTTTGGAACAGCTTTCTGATACCACTTCATGGGTTTTACTTGATAAACATCAATATGTAAGAGGATTTTATGACCCGGCTGATAGCAGTCAGCTGCCGATATGCATGAATGATATTGCTTTGCTGATGCTTGAAAAAGAAAAGAAAAAATAA